One Nesterenkonia populi DNA window includes the following coding sequences:
- a CDS encoding MMPL family transporter, giving the protein MARLLYRLGLFAARRAKAVLAFWFAMLVLAGSAFAGFGGQLTDQISMPDLETSEVADRLAEELPDAGGGSATAVVRTEDGSAISEDQRTAVEELIADVESHEVVDEVTDPWETRAELADARDEVEEGRAELDDGQEQLDEAEAELEQAREQLGGMDRDDIDEAQAELDQAWEDAGTTPEEAAEQREEIEAGLAELDAADAELDAQVEQALADGTWPQQEDALNAQRAEIVAERNELEAAQAQLQALEPLEAQQAELDAADEALTEIEEGEAELAEQREELESGDAEAELDQAERQLELNEEFQLLSDHEDVAVLMVGFHDPIEQVGTEAIADVSDELTGADIDGLEVLPGGDLSMEMPPIFGVGEAIGLLVAGLVLFIMLGTFVGAGLPLLSAILGVGIGVMAAMSLSGVVEMNNITPILGLMLGLAVGLDYALFIIHRHREQLKDGIDLRESIGLANGTAGNAVVFAGVTNVIALLALNVTGIPMLAMMGSVAAFCVVSAVLLATTIIPAMLKLVGWRILRPRERRYIGAEWKSGGSAESRIGEPIPVGRSLLYAAASIGALAVLALPAMDMRLAFPDAGSEAEDTAAHQAYMVTEDAFGQGMNGPLLVVADFPEGLGDMEAGERQLDVADQLGALDHADTVVPLAMNDENTMAAYQVIPEEGPAAESTQDLVYELRDSNPVQDQGVHEVSVAGITAAEIDISDIISDAMPLYLALVIGLCLILMIMVFRSILLPVVATLGFVGSLAASVGIVVAVFQWGWGAELLALGRPGPIMTMLPILMVGILFGLAMDYQLFTASGMREAYAKGVPARLAVRRGLHAGRVVVTACALIMTSVFAGFIFTPDPMVASIGLGLAVGVLLDAFVVRVLLVPAVLTLLGRSAWWIPVWLDRIMPDVDVEGARLVQSEGEDGDAAAASDREKVQA; this is encoded by the coding sequence ATGGCACGTCTCCTCTACCGGCTGGGTCTCTTCGCCGCACGGCGCGCGAAGGCTGTGCTGGCGTTCTGGTTCGCGATGCTGGTGCTCGCCGGCAGCGCGTTCGCCGGCTTCGGCGGCCAGCTGACGGACCAGATCTCAATGCCTGACCTGGAGACCTCGGAGGTCGCAGACCGCCTGGCCGAGGAGCTGCCGGACGCCGGCGGCGGATCAGCCACCGCGGTGGTGCGCACCGAGGACGGCTCAGCGATCAGCGAGGACCAGCGCACGGCCGTCGAGGAGCTGATCGCAGACGTCGAATCCCACGAGGTGGTCGACGAGGTCACCGATCCCTGGGAGACCCGTGCGGAGCTCGCCGACGCCCGCGATGAGGTCGAAGAGGGCCGGGCCGAGCTCGATGACGGGCAGGAGCAGCTCGATGAGGCAGAGGCGGAGCTGGAGCAGGCCCGCGAGCAGCTCGGCGGCATGGACCGTGACGACATCGACGAGGCCCAGGCTGAGCTCGACCAGGCGTGGGAGGATGCCGGCACCACCCCGGAGGAGGCCGCCGAGCAGCGCGAGGAGATCGAGGCCGGGCTGGCCGAGCTCGACGCCGCTGACGCTGAGCTGGACGCCCAGGTGGAGCAGGCGCTGGCCGACGGCACGTGGCCCCAGCAGGAGGACGCGCTGAACGCCCAGCGGGCGGAGATCGTTGCTGAGCGGAACGAGTTGGAGGCCGCGCAGGCTCAGCTGCAGGCCCTGGAGCCGCTGGAGGCCCAGCAGGCTGAGCTCGACGCCGCCGATGAGGCGCTCACTGAGATCGAAGAGGGCGAGGCGGAGCTCGCCGAGCAGCGCGAGGAGCTGGAGTCCGGGGACGCCGAGGCGGAGCTGGACCAGGCGGAGCGTCAGCTGGAGCTCAATGAGGAGTTTCAGCTGCTCTCCGACCATGAGGACGTCGCCGTCCTCATGGTCGGCTTCCACGACCCGATCGAGCAGGTCGGCACAGAGGCGATCGCCGATGTCTCCGACGAGCTCACAGGAGCGGACATCGATGGCCTGGAGGTGCTGCCGGGCGGGGATCTGTCCATGGAGATGCCGCCGATCTTCGGCGTCGGGGAGGCGATCGGCCTGCTGGTGGCCGGCCTGGTGCTGTTCATCATGCTGGGCACTTTCGTGGGGGCGGGCCTGCCGCTGCTCTCCGCCATCCTGGGCGTGGGCATCGGCGTGATGGCCGCGATGTCGCTCTCCGGGGTCGTGGAGATGAACAACATCACCCCGATCCTCGGCCTGATGCTCGGCTTGGCGGTGGGCCTGGACTATGCGCTGTTCATCATCCACCGGCACCGGGAGCAGCTGAAGGACGGCATCGACCTCCGAGAATCCATCGGGCTGGCCAATGGCACGGCGGGCAACGCGGTGGTCTTTGCCGGGGTGACCAACGTGATCGCCCTGCTGGCCCTGAATGTGACGGGCATCCCGATGCTGGCGATGATGGGCTCAGTGGCCGCGTTCTGCGTGGTGAGCGCAGTGCTGCTGGCCACCACGATCATTCCGGCCATGCTGAAGCTGGTGGGCTGGCGGATCCTGCGGCCGCGCGAGCGTCGGTACATCGGTGCGGAGTGGAAGTCCGGAGGGAGCGCGGAGAGCCGCATCGGTGAGCCGATCCCGGTGGGACGCTCCCTGCTGTACGCTGCGGCGTCCATCGGTGCGCTGGCGGTGCTGGCGCTGCCTGCCATGGATATGCGGCTGGCATTCCCCGATGCTGGATCGGAGGCTGAGGACACGGCTGCGCACCAGGCGTACATGGTCACGGAGGACGCCTTCGGGCAGGGGATGAACGGCCCGCTGCTGGTGGTCGCTGACTTCCCTGAAGGTTTGGGGGACATGGAGGCGGGGGAGCGGCAGCTCGACGTCGCCGATCAGCTCGGCGCCCTGGACCACGCAGACACGGTGGTTCCCCTGGCGATGAATGACGAGAACACGATGGCCGCCTACCAGGTGATTCCGGAGGAGGGTCCGGCCGCGGAGTCCACGCAGGATCTTGTCTATGAGCTGCGGGATTCGAACCCGGTGCAGGACCAGGGTGTCCACGAAGTTTCGGTGGCGGGCATCACCGCGGCGGAGATCGACATTTCGGACATCATCTCGGATGCGATGCCGCTGTACCTCGCGTTGGTGATCGGTCTGTGCCTGATCCTGATGATCATGGTGTTCCGCTCCATCCTGCTGCCGGTGGTGGCGACCCTCGGGTTTGTGGGATCGCTGGCTGCTTCGGTGGGCATTGTGGTCGCGGTGTTCCAGTGGGGCTGGGGCGCGGAGCTGCTGGCTCTCGGCCGGCCGGGCCCGATCATGACGATGCTGCCGATCCTGATGGTGGGCATTCTGTTCGGCCTGGCGATGGACTATCAGCTCTTCACGGCCTCCGGCATGCGGGAGGCCTACGCCAAGGGCGTGCCCGCTCGGCTGGCGGTCCGCCGCGGCCTGCATGCCGGGCGCGTGGTGGTGACCGCCTGCGCGCTGATCATGACATCGGTCTTCGCCGGGTTCATCTTCACCCCGGATCCGATGGTCGCCTCCATCGGCCTGGGCTTGGCGGTGGGTGTGCTGCTGGACGCCTTCGTGGTCCGCGTGCTGCTGGTCCCGGCAGTGCTGACTCTGCTGGGCAGGTCGGCCTGGTGGATTCCTGTCTGGCTGGACCGGATCATGCCCGACGTCGACGTCGAGGGCGCCCGGCTCGTCCAGTCGGAGGGTGAGGACGGCGACGCCGCGGCTGCGAGTGATCGTGAGAAGGTGCAGGCATGA
- a CDS encoding TetR/AcrR family transcriptional regulator has translation MSAGRRGRPRSEASHRAVMEAVARLLDEQGCAYEAVTVEGIAAEAGVGKQTIYRWWQNKAAVVLEALLTGYLKLDFAPVADTGDLKADLHAWLEEGHRSEEGTDDGVTMTRSLMAALVTSDPEMQELVREADPWANSHLAARFRAAAEAGHLREGTDPSLLTSAVMGPVVMQMVTAGKPDPEWAGRLVDMLLEGALRR, from the coding sequence ATGAGCGCCGGCAGGCGGGGACGGCCCCGCAGCGAGGCCTCCCACCGTGCGGTGATGGAGGCGGTGGCCCGCCTGCTGGACGAGCAGGGCTGCGCCTATGAGGCGGTCACCGTGGAGGGCATCGCCGCGGAGGCCGGCGTCGGCAAGCAGACGATCTACCGCTGGTGGCAGAACAAGGCTGCTGTTGTGCTTGAGGCTCTGCTGACCGGTTACCTGAAGCTGGACTTCGCCCCTGTCGCGGACACGGGGGATCTCAAGGCTGACCTGCATGCCTGGCTTGAGGAGGGGCATCGCAGCGAGGAGGGCACGGACGACGGCGTCACGATGACCCGCAGCCTGATGGCGGCGCTGGTCACCAGCGACCCGGAGATGCAGGAGCTGGTGAGGGAGGCTGATCCGTGGGCCAACTCCCACCTGGCCGCACGTTTCCGGGCTGCCGCGGAGGCCGGGCATCTGCGCGAGGGCACTGATCCGTCCCTGCTGACCTCGGCGGTGATGGGGCCGGTGGTGATGCAGATGGTGACTGCGGGAAAGCCTGATCCGGAGTGGGCCGGTCGGCTCGTCGACATGCTGCTGGAGGGTGCGCTGAGGCGATAG
- a CDS encoding anthranilate synthase component I family protein, whose translation MPTPSLPASLGADGAFELFEALSGELAAGPRSFLDSSDAGVTPAPRRSAQSILAFGAEVVTTEPSEFGPWLSGAWPGDGDWFGVLEYEQSGRFFRAERTVVVDHRTGTVTPHGDEEWAQHVEQTLAEVSSAPGDSDFAPRLTGLTVRDSQEEYLAKISEAQAEIRDGNSYEVCLTTAVTGTLHGGAFEAYRRLRAANRAPFTQLLILPEPEGGTLEILSTSPERFVSMDAEGTVRSEPIKGTRPRGATAAADAALAEELRTHPKDRAENVMIADLVRNDLSVYAAAGTLRTERLCAVESYPSVHQMVSTISARLAPGSSRAAAVLAAFPPGSMTGAPKLSTMEILRRLEGSPRGPYSGAAGFFGADGSCDLSVVIRTAVLRRPAGAGQPASLHLGVGGAITADSEPQKEWEEIVVKSRGVLNALGGEFPSRE comes from the coding sequence ATGCCTACGCCGTCTCTCCCCGCTTCACTGGGAGCCGACGGCGCATTTGAGCTCTTTGAGGCGCTCTCAGGCGAACTCGCCGCCGGCCCCCGGTCCTTTCTGGATTCCTCCGATGCTGGTGTCACTCCGGCGCCCCGACGAAGCGCCCAGAGCATCCTGGCCTTCGGTGCCGAGGTGGTGACGACCGAACCGAGCGAGTTCGGCCCCTGGCTCTCGGGCGCGTGGCCCGGTGATGGGGATTGGTTCGGGGTCCTGGAGTATGAGCAGTCCGGCCGGTTCTTCCGGGCGGAGCGGACCGTCGTCGTCGACCATCGCACCGGGACCGTCACCCCTCACGGCGACGAGGAGTGGGCCCAGCACGTGGAGCAGACGCTCGCTGAAGTGAGCTCCGCGCCTGGGGACAGCGACTTCGCCCCTCGGCTCACCGGGCTCACCGTCCGCGACTCCCAGGAGGAGTACCTGGCGAAGATCAGCGAGGCGCAGGCAGAGATCCGGGACGGAAACTCCTATGAAGTGTGCCTGACCACCGCAGTGACCGGGACCCTGCACGGCGGGGCCTTCGAGGCCTACCGGCGGCTGCGGGCTGCGAACCGGGCGCCGTTCACCCAGCTGCTGATCCTGCCCGAGCCGGAGGGCGGGACGCTGGAGATCCTCTCCACGTCGCCGGAGCGGTTTGTGAGCATGGATGCGGAGGGAACAGTCCGTTCCGAGCCGATCAAGGGGACTCGGCCCCGCGGCGCCACCGCTGCAGCCGATGCGGCCCTGGCGGAGGAGCTGCGCACCCACCCGAAGGACCGGGCGGAGAACGTGATGATCGCAGACCTGGTCCGCAACGACCTGTCCGTCTACGCGGCCGCGGGCACGCTGCGGACCGAACGGCTGTGCGCGGTGGAGAGCTATCCGAGCGTGCACCAGATGGTCTCCACGATCAGCGCCCGGCTGGCTCCGGGCTCCTCACGCGCTGCGGCGGTGCTCGCCGCGTTCCCGCCCGGGTCGATGACGGGTGCGCCGAAGCTCTCCACCATGGAGATCCTGAGGCGCCTGGAGGGCAGTCCGCGCGGCCCCTACTCCGGGGCGGCGGGATTCTTCGGGGCGGACGGCAGCTGCGACCTCTCGGTGGTGATCCGGACCGCCGTGCTGCGCCGACCAGCCGGCGCCGGCCAGCCGGCGTCGCTGCACCTGGGAGTGGGAGGGGCGATCACGGCGGACTCGGAGCCTCAGAAGGAGTGGGAGGAGATCGTGGTGAAGTCCCGGGGGGTCCTCAACGCCCTCGGGGGCGAGTTCCCGTCCCGTGAGTGA
- a CDS encoding HAD-IIA family hydrolase, with product MEREANIECWLTDMDGVLVREYEALPGAAELLEQWRRKDLPYLVLTNNSIFTARDLSARLRNSGLIVPEDRIWTSALATATFLAQQVGGEHSAAGTCYVVGETGLTTALHEAGFVMTETDPDYVVVGETRNYSFEAITRAVRLINGGAKFIVTNPDATGPSPEGVMPATGAIASLISKATGRAPYVVGKPNPMMFRSALNRLGAHSMNTAMIGDRMDTDIVAGMEAGMYTVLVMTGVSSQASISDYPFRPNRIIDGVYELVDDPLLQTEQEPDDA from the coding sequence GTGGAGCGCGAAGCGAACATCGAATGCTGGCTGACCGACATGGACGGCGTCCTCGTCCGTGAGTACGAGGCCCTGCCCGGTGCCGCAGAGCTGCTGGAGCAGTGGCGCCGCAAGGACCTTCCCTACCTGGTGCTGACCAACAACTCGATCTTCACCGCCCGCGATCTCTCCGCCCGCCTGCGCAACTCCGGCCTGATAGTCCCCGAGGACCGCATCTGGACCTCCGCACTGGCCACCGCGACATTCCTCGCCCAGCAGGTCGGCGGGGAGCACAGCGCCGCCGGCACCTGCTACGTGGTCGGCGAGACCGGGCTGACGACTGCCCTCCACGAGGCCGGGTTCGTGATGACCGAGACCGACCCGGACTACGTCGTCGTCGGTGAGACCCGCAACTACAGCTTCGAAGCGATCACCAGAGCCGTCCGACTGATCAACGGCGGCGCAAAGTTCATCGTGACCAACCCGGACGCCACCGGCCCCTCGCCCGAAGGAGTCATGCCGGCGACCGGTGCCATCGCCTCCCTGATCTCCAAGGCCACCGGCCGCGCCCCCTACGTGGTGGGCAAGCCGAACCCGATGATGTTCCGGTCGGCTCTGAACAGGCTCGGGGCCCACTCGATGAACACCGCGATGATCGGCGACCGGATGGACACCGACATCGTCGCGGGAATGGAGGCCGGCATGTACACCGTGCTGGTAATGACCGGAGTGTCCTCCCAGGCCAGCATCTCCGACTACCCCTTCCGGCCCAACCGGATCATCGACGGCGTCTACGAGCTCGTCGACGACCCCCTGCTGCAGACCGAGCAGGAGCCCGACGACGCATAG
- a CDS encoding MMPL family transporter — protein MATLLHRLGLLAARRAKTVIAAWFAALLAAAMAFIGFGGQLTDQITMPDLETTEVADRLADELPDAGGGSGTAVLRTHDGGPFTDEQQEQVAALIADLEGHDVVEEVTDPFEAQEEMASGQEELADAREELESAPAEIEEGREELEAGLAEAGMTPEELPGALEELEQSRAEIEAAAEAGAMPEAQAEAALAEIEAAEGQLTEAQEGLAELEAAEEELASGDGEAELERAERMIALTEDASMVSEDGDVAVLMIGFEVPLEQVGMEDLEAVADELTEAGIDGVDVLPSGDIAFEMPHLFSVAEAIGLMIAAIVLLVMLGTFIGAGLPLLNALVGVGIGVATAMAFSGLVDMMAMTPILGLMLGLAVGIDYALFIISRHRRQLKDGMDLRESIALANGTAGNAVVFAGATVIIALLALNVTGIQMLGLMGTVGAFCVLIAVLMATSMTPALLKLVGRRILSKKERRRVEAAAEAEERPEEKISAPMSTAKALGLAAASVAGLALLAIPTFDLRLGLPDAGSEAEDSSSHQAYVETEEAFGQGMNGPLVALADFPEALDSEAEATDYQLEIAEELAEHEHIDVVVPITLSEDYTMAAYQVVPVEGPSAESTEDLVHEFRDGNPLAGASVEDVELSAAGMTAANIDISGVIADALPLYLLLVVGLSLVLMIMVFRSILLPVIATVGFAGSLAGAIGVVVAVFQWGWGADLFGVTRPGPVMTFLPILMVGILFGLAMDYQLFTASGMREAYAHGARPRLAVRQGLHAGRAVVTAAALIMASVFAGFIFTPDPMVASIGLGLAVGVLLDAFVVRLLLVPAVLTLCGPAAWWLPKWLDRILPDVDVEGAGLERQLTS, from the coding sequence ATGGCTACGCTCCTCCACAGGCTCGGGCTGCTCGCCGCCCGCCGCGCCAAGACTGTCATCGCCGCCTGGTTCGCCGCCCTTCTGGCGGCCGCCATGGCCTTCATAGGCTTCGGCGGGCAGCTGACCGACCAGATCACCATGCCGGACCTGGAGACCACTGAGGTCGCCGACCGGCTCGCCGATGAGCTCCCCGACGCCGGCGGCGGCTCCGGAACTGCAGTGCTGCGCACCCACGACGGCGGGCCGTTCACCGACGAGCAGCAGGAGCAGGTCGCCGCGCTCATCGCAGACCTCGAAGGGCACGACGTCGTCGAGGAGGTCACCGACCCCTTCGAGGCGCAGGAGGAGATGGCCTCCGGGCAGGAGGAGCTCGCCGATGCCCGCGAGGAGCTGGAGAGCGCTCCCGCGGAGATTGAGGAGGGCCGCGAGGAGCTCGAGGCCGGCCTCGCCGAAGCCGGCATGACCCCGGAGGAGCTGCCGGGGGCGCTCGAGGAGCTGGAGCAGAGCCGGGCTGAGATTGAGGCCGCCGCGGAGGCCGGTGCTATGCCTGAGGCGCAGGCTGAGGCCGCTCTGGCTGAGATTGAGGCGGCCGAGGGGCAGCTGACCGAGGCTCAGGAGGGCCTGGCTGAGCTCGAGGCCGCTGAGGAGGAGCTCGCCTCCGGAGATGGTGAGGCGGAGCTGGAGCGCGCCGAGCGGATGATTGCGCTCACCGAAGACGCCTCCATGGTTAGTGAGGACGGCGACGTCGCGGTGCTGATGATCGGCTTTGAGGTGCCGCTGGAGCAGGTCGGCATGGAGGACCTTGAGGCTGTGGCCGACGAGCTCACTGAGGCCGGGATCGATGGCGTGGATGTGCTCCCCAGCGGTGACATCGCCTTCGAGATGCCTCACCTGTTCTCCGTGGCTGAGGCTATCGGCCTGATGATTGCAGCGATCGTGCTGCTGGTCATGCTCGGCACCTTCATCGGCGCCGGCCTGCCGCTGCTCAACGCCCTGGTCGGCGTCGGCATCGGTGTGGCCACGGCCATGGCGTTCTCCGGCCTGGTGGACATGATGGCGATGACCCCGATCCTCGGGCTGATGCTCGGTCTCGCCGTCGGCATCGACTATGCCCTGTTCATCATCAGCAGGCACCGCCGCCAGCTGAAGGACGGCATGGACCTGCGAGAATCCATCGCCTTGGCGAACGGCACGGCGGGCAACGCGGTGGTCTTCGCCGGTGCCACCGTCATCATCGCCCTGCTGGCGCTCAACGTCACCGGCATCCAGATGCTGGGCCTGATGGGGACCGTCGGCGCGTTCTGCGTGCTGATCGCGGTGCTGATGGCGACCAGCATGACCCCTGCTCTGCTGAAGCTGGTGGGCCGGCGCATCCTCAGCAAGAAGGAGCGCCGCCGCGTCGAGGCCGCCGCTGAGGCGGAGGAGAGGCCTGAGGAGAAGATATCCGCGCCGATGAGCACCGCGAAGGCGCTCGGCCTTGCTGCGGCCTCCGTCGCCGGATTGGCACTGCTGGCGATCCCCACCTTCGACCTGCGGCTGGGGCTGCCCGACGCCGGCTCGGAGGCTGAGGACTCCAGCTCCCACCAGGCCTATGTGGAGACTGAGGAGGCTTTCGGACAGGGCATGAACGGCCCGCTCGTCGCTCTCGCTGACTTCCCTGAGGCCTTGGATTCCGAGGCTGAGGCCACCGACTACCAGCTGGAGATCGCTGAGGAGCTGGCCGAGCACGAGCACATCGACGTCGTCGTGCCGATCACTCTCTCCGAGGACTACACGATGGCCGCCTATCAGGTGGTGCCCGTCGAGGGGCCCTCCGCTGAGTCGACGGAGGATCTTGTCCACGAGTTCCGCGACGGCAACCCTCTGGCCGGAGCGTCCGTGGAGGACGTGGAGCTCTCCGCGGCCGGCATGACCGCGGCGAACATCGACATCTCCGGGGTGATCGCCGACGCCCTGCCGCTCTACCTGCTGCTGGTGGTCGGCCTGTCCCTGGTGCTGATGATCATGGTGTTCCGCTCCATCCTGCTGCCTGTCATCGCCACTGTCGGCTTCGCCGGATCGTTGGCCGGCGCGATCGGCGTGGTGGTCGCCGTCTTCCAGTGGGGCTGGGGCGCGGACCTCTTCGGGGTCACCCGGCCGGGACCCGTGATGACCTTCCTGCCGATCCTGATGGTCGGCATCCTGTTCGGCCTGGCGATGGATTATCAGCTGTTCACTGCCTCCGGCATGCGGGAGGCCTACGCCCACGGGGCCAGGCCGCGGCTGGCGGTCCGTCAGGGCCTGCACGCCGGGCGTGCAGTGGTCACCGCGGCGGCGCTGATCATGGCGAGCGTGTTCGCCGGGTTCATCTTCACCCCGGATCCGATGGTCGCCTCGATCGGGCTGGGGCTGGCGGTGGGTGTGCTGCTGGACGCCTTCGTGGTGCGCCTGCTGCTGGTCCCGGCGGTCCTGACCCTGTGCGGCCCGGCCGCCTGGTGGCTGCCGAAGTGGCTGGACCGGATTCTGCCTGACGTCGACGTCGAGGGAGCCGGGCTGGAGCGTCAGCTGACATCCTGA
- a CDS encoding GntR family transcriptional regulator, which translates to MRFKLVQPWAEDEEKGGEPVEEGRPLFVQIAEQVEASVLDGSLPEGERAPSTNELAAFHRINPATAAKGVNLLVDRAILVKRRGLGMFVAEGAREILRTERRQRFADHYLDPVLAEAEHLGMTADQVIEMLRQRAQRTE; encoded by the coding sequence ATGCGGTTTAAGCTGGTCCAGCCCTGGGCCGAGGATGAGGAGAAAGGCGGTGAGCCGGTGGAGGAAGGACGTCCGCTCTTCGTGCAGATCGCGGAGCAGGTGGAGGCCTCCGTGCTGGACGGTTCCCTTCCTGAGGGGGAGCGTGCCCCCTCCACCAATGAGCTGGCCGCCTTCCATCGGATCAACCCTGCCACCGCCGCCAAGGGCGTGAACCTTCTGGTGGACCGGGCGATCCTGGTCAAGCGCAGGGGGCTGGGCATGTTCGTCGCCGAGGGTGCGCGGGAGATTCTGCGCACCGAGCGGCGGCAGCGCTTCGCCGATCACTACCTGGACCCGGTGCTGGCTGAGGCCGAGCACCTGGGAATGACAGCCGACCAAGTGATCGAGATGCTGCGTCAGCGTGCGCAGCGCACTGAATGA
- a CDS encoding ABC transporter ATP-binding protein, producing the protein MADPADAAAVRVRGLTRRYRSTTALDGVDLELAAGSIHGLLGRNGAGKSSLMSVVTGQEFQSSGEVSVFGQVPHENESVLPRICFIRESMRYTEDIKARHAFKAAADAFPNWDWEICERLAEEFQVPERTKIKKMSHGQRSAVGVITGLASRADLTLFDEPYVGLDPVARSQFYRALLEDYTEHPRTIIVSSHLIDEIAHLIENVVLLDRGQVLLHEEADALRDRAVTLVGRDDAVDDLAGGRAVLTREAMGRTVRLTVEGHLSEAERQRAAELEIDVLPVGLQDLVVHLTTREQDARGKERQA; encoded by the coding sequence ATGGCCGACCCTGCAGATGCTGCCGCGGTCCGTGTGCGCGGGCTGACCAGAAGATACAGAAGCACGACGGCGCTCGACGGCGTTGACCTGGAGCTGGCTGCCGGGTCCATCCATGGCCTGCTGGGCCGCAACGGCGCCGGAAAGTCCAGCCTGATGTCCGTCGTGACCGGGCAGGAGTTCCAGAGCTCCGGCGAGGTGAGCGTCTTCGGTCAGGTCCCGCACGAGAATGAGTCAGTCCTGCCGCGGATCTGCTTCATCCGTGAGTCCATGCGCTACACCGAGGACATCAAGGCCCGTCATGCGTTCAAAGCCGCCGCCGATGCGTTCCCGAACTGGGACTGGGAGATCTGCGAACGGCTGGCCGAAGAGTTCCAGGTTCCGGAGAGGACCAAGATCAAGAAGATGTCGCACGGTCAGCGCTCCGCGGTCGGGGTGATCACCGGTCTCGCGTCGCGGGCGGATCTGACCCTGTTCGATGAGCCCTATGTGGGGTTGGACCCGGTAGCGCGCAGCCAGTTCTACCGGGCGCTGCTGGAGGACTACACCGAGCACCCGCGGACCATCATCGTCTCCTCGCACCTCATCGACGAGATTGCTCACCTCATCGAGAACGTAGTGCTACTGGACAGAGGCCAGGTCCTCCTGCACGAGGAGGCTGACGCCCTGCGGGACCGGGCGGTCACCCTGGTGGGCCGCGATGACGCCGTCGATGACCTCGCCGGCGGCCGTGCGGTGCTCACTCGTGAGGCCATGGGCCGTACCGTGCGGCTCACCGTTGAGGGGCATCTGTCGGAGGCGGAGCGTCAGCGGGCCGCAGAGCTGGAGATCGATGTGCTGCCGGTGGGCCTGCAGGACCTCGTCGTGCATCTGACCACCCGGGAGCAGGACGCACGCGGAAAGGAGAGGCAGGCATGA